The genomic region TGTCCACCAAGAACACCCCTTTACATGGTCAAGTTGAGGCTCTGAAAGAGCGGCTTGCAGATGCTGAAAAACGGGTGGCGATAGCCGAGGCACTGGCCGAAGAACGTGGGAAGCACATCGAGGATCTGCGCCGGATGCTGCCTGCACCGGAAGCCAGTCAGTCCCGCCGCCGCTGGTGGCCGTTTTAGGGTCAGCTGCGGACGAAGCGCCTAGGATAGAAAAAGGGGGCCTTCCATCAGAACAACAGGGAACTCGACGCCCGCCCCCATTGCAACAGGGATCAGGTCCAGACGATCCAGCCCCATACGCTTATAGAACGGTTCTGCGTTCAAGCTGGATAGTGCCTGAATCCGAACCGCCCCCGCTGCGCAGGCATCGTTGCTCACTCTCTCGAAAATTGCCCTGCCTATGCCGGTTCCAGATCGCTCAGGTTCAACCGCAAAATGTCTTGCATGAACAAGACCATCTATGATGGTCCCGCCCCCCGGTGGGGCAAAAGTCCAGCCCCCACATCCAACAAGAGAACCGGCATCCTCCGCTACATAGAAAGTTCCAGAGGCCACAAGATCAGGATTCGCCCTAGTCATTGCTGGCAGGGCGCGGGCCAGCACATCTTGCGCATAGGCAGACTGCATCAAGATCGAGTAAGAGCGTCCAATCAGGGCAGCGATCTCCTGCATATCCTTGGTGGTGGCTACGCGCACACACATCATTTTTCCTCCAATTTCCGCATCTTATGTCCTGTAATGTCGCCGAGGCTTCAAACCGTCTATAGGCCAGTCCCGGCCCGCTCGTTCCATTGCGGGCTGTAGGGTCGGGGCTGGCCGGATCAGTGAGTAAGCCCGCCGTCCCGGTCGTGGTCACGGGCTTCCCGCTCCCGCAACAGTTCCTGCTGCCGCTCTTGC from Paracoccus methylovorus harbors:
- a CDS encoding GNAT family N-acetyltransferase, giving the protein MCVRVATTKDMQEIAALIGRSYSILMQSAYAQDVLARALPAMTRANPDLVASGTFYVAEDAGSLVGCGGWTFAPPGGGTIIDGLVHARHFAVEPERSGTGIGRAIFERVSNDACAAGAVRIQALSSLNAEPFYKRMGLDRLDLIPVAMGAGVEFPVVLMEGPLFLS